In one window of Oncorhynchus gorbuscha isolate QuinsamMale2020 ecotype Even-year linkage group LG23, OgorEven_v1.0, whole genome shotgun sequence DNA:
- the LOC124010793 gene encoding storkhead-box protein 2-like isoform X2: MKKTQSTTLRRAWPSSDFSDRASERTRSRSEKDYRLHKHYPPQYICQSPRGYMTSGDVSPISMSPISQSQFIPLGEVLCLAISAMNSAHKPVTQEALTEHLATCFPGVPTPTAEILHHTLSMLVRERKIYPTPEGYFIVTPQTYFITPSLIRTSSKWYHLDERIPDRQQQQQQQQQQCTSPLSGTITPSTSGCVRDRAHPKNHGDSYNSYRDDPPSHHTTLTRKSPKEHREAYSPHSPHSPHSPHTPTQPQPQPTSTEKTRSTLSFPFKSDTLTKHREGGSSGEKQSKKFGLKLFRLSFKKDKTKQLTTFSAQFPPEEWPLRDEETPTAVPRDVEMEIIRRINPDLTVENVARHTAVMKRLEEERAQRSKASSSAQHSARSRRSRGHRKPQGKPSRSHSKTRASRGDPSEGSNLDLGAERDYRAYSSSLARSPRDTSFSMERSRARHLAHSNPNIMESHLPITPEWDVSGELAKRRTEMPFPEPSHGPSHSKVHRSHSHTQERKSRNERSDNKAKERSRSMDNSKGPLGAGQIGPPDYFERSPDERDRDRSRYYTDDGTLRASAQASQYSHSRATPPAAKLASDPCGPDGGRTLENNKSRDRLPAYDSQKAYSPKHMADDYFQCNASTEAVLTTPSPLGKPNHDNLPKVKIGCSSDRQTPHPPEYKEDTTKGQNGVSLPMPCQMPEPLPNGRSVQHHNTNSGSMDRRKDIFSKDTLFKPPPNTLPSGYGDGSYSRSSTLRKTPVMSSAEVLDSQEHFEQPGPLLAVPRPPSSGPSGMEQAGSCPAGEASFDYYNVSDDDELEDAASAKQAEQEPKSPEGCGGVGGGGGGTMQWLLEREKERDLQRRFERNLTFPNPKESDHNNQSQQSAHSARLDSMDSSSVTVDSGFNSPRTRESLASNTSSIVESNRRQNMALSPGHLGIATGNGPPFTFRTIPEPPPTTQPEKLQKPSNCLASITSV, from the exons gTGATGTGTCTCCCATCAGTATGTCTCCCATCAGCCAGTCACAGTTCATCCCTCTGGGGGAGGTGCTGTGCCTGGCCATTTCGGCCATGAACTCAGCCCACAAGCCTGTCACCCAGGAAGCCCTGACAGAACACCTGGCAACATGTTTCCCAG GTGTGCCCACGCCGACGGCTGAGATTCTCCATCACACGCTGAGTATGCTGGTCCGGGAGAGGAAGATCTACCCCACACCAGAGGGCTACTTCATCGTCACGCCCCAGACCTACTTCATCACGCCCTCTCTCATCAGGACCAGCTCCAAATGGTACCACCTGGATGAGAGGATACCTGACcgccagcaacaacaacaacaacaacaacaacagtgtacctcccccctctctggaACCATCACCCCTTCCACTTCTGgctgtgtcagagacagggccCATCCTAAGAACCATGGAGACTCCTATAATAGTTACCGTGACGACCCCCCCAGCCACCACACGACCCTCACCAGGAAGTCCCCTAAGGAGCACCGAGAGgcctactctccccactcccctcactcacctcactcccctcacacacccacacagccccagccccagcctacCTCCACGGAAAAGACCCGGAGCACCCTGAGCTTCCCCTTCAAGTCGGACACCCTGACCAAGCACCGTGAGGGGGGCAGCAGCGGGGAGAAGCAGTCCAAGAAGTTTGGCCTCAAGCTGTTCCGGCTGAGCTTCAAGAAGGACAAGACCAAGCAGCTGACCACCTTCTCAGCCCAGTTCCCCCCGGAGGAGTGGCCTCTGCGGGACGAGGAGACGCCCACGGCCGTGCCGCGCGACGTGGAGATGGAGATCATCAGGCGGATCAACCCGGACCTGACGGTGGAAAACGTGGCGAGACACACAGCTGTGATGAagaggctggaggaggagagggctcaGAGGAGCAAAGCCAGCTCGTCAGCCCAGCACAGTGCACGCAGCAGGAGGAGCCGTGGACACCGCAAGCCCCAAGGTAAGCCGTCACGCTCCCACAGTAAGACCCGCGCCTCCCGGGGAGACCCCTCTGAGGGATCCAACCTGGACCTGGGGGCTGAGAGGGACTACCGGGCTTACAGCTCCTCCCTGGCGCGCTCGCCACGggacacctccttctccatggaGCGCAGCCGTGCCCGACACCTAGCCCACAGCAACCCAAACATCATGGAGTCCCACCTGCCCATCACCCCGGAGTGGGACGTgtcgggagagctggccaagagGAGGACGGAGATGCCCTTCCCCGAGCCCTCACATGGGCCGTCCCACTCCAAGGTGCACCGCAGCCACAGCCACACGCAGGAGAGGAAGTCGCGCAACGAGCGCTCGGACAACAAGGCCAAAGAGCGGTCCCGCTCCATGGACAACTCCAAAGGGCCCCTAGGGGCCGGGCAGATTGGGCCCCCGGACTACTTTGAGCGCAGCCCtgatgagagggacagagacaggagccgCTACTACACCGATGATGGGACCTTGAGGGCCTCAGCCCAGGCCTCCCAGTACTCCCACTCGCGGGCCACGCCCCCTGCTGCTAAGTTAGCCTCTGACCCCTGTGGGCCCGACGGAGGGAGAACACTTGAAAATAACAAAAGTAGAGACCGTTTACCTGCCTACGACAGCCAGAAGGCTTATTCTCCTAAACACATGGCTGATGACTATTTCCAGTGCAATGCATCCACTGAGGCGGTCCTCACTACCCCTAGCCCCTTAGGAAAACCCAATCACGATAACTTACCTAAGGTGAAGATAGGCTGTTCATCCGACAGACAGACCCCTCATCCCCCAGAATACAAAGAGGACACTACAAAGGGACAGAACGGTGTTAGTTTGCCCATGCCCTGCCAGATGCCTGAGCCTTTGCCAAATGGCCGTTCAGTACAGCACCACAACACCAACTCTGGTAGCATGGACAGGAGGAAGGACATCTTCAGCAAAGACACTCTATTCAAACCTCCGCCCAACACGCTGCCCAGCGGCTACGGGGACGGAAGCTACTCCAGGTCGAGCACATTGAGGAAGACCCCGGTCATGTCGTCGGCTGAGGTGCTGGACAGCCAGGAGCACTTTGAGCAGCCGGGCCCCCTGCTAGCTGTGCCCCGGCCCCCCTCTTCTGGCCCctcagggatggagcaggctggctCATGCCCGGCCGGGGAAGCCTCCTTCGACTACTACAACGTGTCTGATGATGACGAGCTGGAGGACGCCGCCTCAGCCAAGCAGGCAGAGCAGGAGCCAAAGTCCCCTGAGGGCTGTGGTGGGGtcggtgggggaggggggggtaccATGCAGTGGCTGCTGGagcgggagaaggagagggacctcCAGCGCAGGTTTGAGAGGAACCTGACCTTCCCCAACCCCAAGGAGAGTGACCACAACAACCAGAGCCAGCAGTCAGCCCACTCAGCCAGGCTGGACAGCATGGACAGCAGtagtgttacagtggacagtggaTTTAACTCTCCACG CACACGAGAGAGTCTGGCCTCAAACACCTCCAGCATCGTGGAGAGCAACAGGCGTCAGAACATGGCTCTGAGTCCCGGACACCTGGGAATCGCCACGGGCAACGGTCCACCTTTCACCTTCCGGACCATTCCAGAGCCGCCGCCTACCACCCAACCCGAGAAACTCCAGAAACCCTCAAACTGTTTGGCCTCCATCACCAGTGTGTGA
- the LOC124010793 gene encoding storkhead-box protein 2-like isoform X3 produces the protein MSPISQSQFIPLGEVLCLAISAMNSAHKPVTQEALTEHLATCFPGVPTPTAEILHHTLSMLVRERKIYPTPEGYFIVTPQTYFITPSLIRTSSKWYHLDERIPDRQQQQQQQQQQCTSPLSGTITPSTSGCVRDRAHPKNHGDSYNSYRDDPPSHHTTLTRKSPKEHREAYSPHSPHSPHSPHTPTQPQPQPTSTEKTRSTLSFPFKSDTLTKHREGGSSGEKQSKKFGLKLFRLSFKKDKTKQLTTFSAQFPPEEWPLRDEETPTAVPRDVEMEIIRRINPDLTVENVARHTAVMKRLEEERAQRSKASSSAQHSARSRRSRGHRKPQGKPSRSHSKTRASRGDPSEGSNLDLGAERDYRAYSSSLARSPRDTSFSMERSRARHLAHSNPNIMESHLPITPEWDVSGELAKRRTEMPFPEPSHGPSHSKVHRSHSHTQERKSRNERSDNKAKERSRSMDNSKGPLGAGQIGPPDYFERSPDERDRDRSRYYTDDGTLRASAQASQYSHSRATPPAAKLASDPCGPDGGRTLENNKSRDRLPAYDSQKAYSPKHMADDYFQCNASTEAVLTTPSPLGKPNHDNLPKVKIGCSSDRQTPHPPEYKEDTTKGQNGVSLPMPCQMPEPLPNGRSVQHHNTNSGSMDRRKDIFSKDTLFKPPPNTLPSGYGDGSYSRSSTLRKTPVMSSAEVLDSQEHFEQPGPLLAVPRPPSSGPSGMEQAGSCPAGEASFDYYNVSDDDELEDAASAKQAEQEPKSPEGCGGVGGGGGGTMQWLLEREKERDLQRRFERNLTFPNPKESDHNNQSQQSAHSARLDSMDSSSVTVDSGFNSPRTRESLASNTSSIVESNRRQNMALSPGHLGIATGNGPPFTFRTIPEPPPTTQPEKLQKPSNCLASITSV, from the exons ATGTCTCCCATCAGCCAGTCACAGTTCATCCCTCTGGGGGAGGTGCTGTGCCTGGCCATTTCGGCCATGAACTCAGCCCACAAGCCTGTCACCCAGGAAGCCCTGACAGAACACCTGGCAACATGTTTCCCAG GTGTGCCCACGCCGACGGCTGAGATTCTCCATCACACGCTGAGTATGCTGGTCCGGGAGAGGAAGATCTACCCCACACCAGAGGGCTACTTCATCGTCACGCCCCAGACCTACTTCATCACGCCCTCTCTCATCAGGACCAGCTCCAAATGGTACCACCTGGATGAGAGGATACCTGACcgccagcaacaacaacaacaacaacaacaacagtgtacctcccccctctctggaACCATCACCCCTTCCACTTCTGgctgtgtcagagacagggccCATCCTAAGAACCATGGAGACTCCTATAATAGTTACCGTGACGACCCCCCCAGCCACCACACGACCCTCACCAGGAAGTCCCCTAAGGAGCACCGAGAGgcctactctccccactcccctcactcacctcactcccctcacacacccacacagccccagccccagcctacCTCCACGGAAAAGACCCGGAGCACCCTGAGCTTCCCCTTCAAGTCGGACACCCTGACCAAGCACCGTGAGGGGGGCAGCAGCGGGGAGAAGCAGTCCAAGAAGTTTGGCCTCAAGCTGTTCCGGCTGAGCTTCAAGAAGGACAAGACCAAGCAGCTGACCACCTTCTCAGCCCAGTTCCCCCCGGAGGAGTGGCCTCTGCGGGACGAGGAGACGCCCACGGCCGTGCCGCGCGACGTGGAGATGGAGATCATCAGGCGGATCAACCCGGACCTGACGGTGGAAAACGTGGCGAGACACACAGCTGTGATGAagaggctggaggaggagagggctcaGAGGAGCAAAGCCAGCTCGTCAGCCCAGCACAGTGCACGCAGCAGGAGGAGCCGTGGACACCGCAAGCCCCAAGGTAAGCCGTCACGCTCCCACAGTAAGACCCGCGCCTCCCGGGGAGACCCCTCTGAGGGATCCAACCTGGACCTGGGGGCTGAGAGGGACTACCGGGCTTACAGCTCCTCCCTGGCGCGCTCGCCACGggacacctccttctccatggaGCGCAGCCGTGCCCGACACCTAGCCCACAGCAACCCAAACATCATGGAGTCCCACCTGCCCATCACCCCGGAGTGGGACGTgtcgggagagctggccaagagGAGGACGGAGATGCCCTTCCCCGAGCCCTCACATGGGCCGTCCCACTCCAAGGTGCACCGCAGCCACAGCCACACGCAGGAGAGGAAGTCGCGCAACGAGCGCTCGGACAACAAGGCCAAAGAGCGGTCCCGCTCCATGGACAACTCCAAAGGGCCCCTAGGGGCCGGGCAGATTGGGCCCCCGGACTACTTTGAGCGCAGCCCtgatgagagggacagagacaggagccgCTACTACACCGATGATGGGACCTTGAGGGCCTCAGCCCAGGCCTCCCAGTACTCCCACTCGCGGGCCACGCCCCCTGCTGCTAAGTTAGCCTCTGACCCCTGTGGGCCCGACGGAGGGAGAACACTTGAAAATAACAAAAGTAGAGACCGTTTACCTGCCTACGACAGCCAGAAGGCTTATTCTCCTAAACACATGGCTGATGACTATTTCCAGTGCAATGCATCCACTGAGGCGGTCCTCACTACCCCTAGCCCCTTAGGAAAACCCAATCACGATAACTTACCTAAGGTGAAGATAGGCTGTTCATCCGACAGACAGACCCCTCATCCCCCAGAATACAAAGAGGACACTACAAAGGGACAGAACGGTGTTAGTTTGCCCATGCCCTGCCAGATGCCTGAGCCTTTGCCAAATGGCCGTTCAGTACAGCACCACAACACCAACTCTGGTAGCATGGACAGGAGGAAGGACATCTTCAGCAAAGACACTCTATTCAAACCTCCGCCCAACACGCTGCCCAGCGGCTACGGGGACGGAAGCTACTCCAGGTCGAGCACATTGAGGAAGACCCCGGTCATGTCGTCGGCTGAGGTGCTGGACAGCCAGGAGCACTTTGAGCAGCCGGGCCCCCTGCTAGCTGTGCCCCGGCCCCCCTCTTCTGGCCCctcagggatggagcaggctggctCATGCCCGGCCGGGGAAGCCTCCTTCGACTACTACAACGTGTCTGATGATGACGAGCTGGAGGACGCCGCCTCAGCCAAGCAGGCAGAGCAGGAGCCAAAGTCCCCTGAGGGCTGTGGTGGGGtcggtgggggaggggggggtaccATGCAGTGGCTGCTGGagcgggagaaggagagggacctcCAGCGCAGGTTTGAGAGGAACCTGACCTTCCCCAACCCCAAGGAGAGTGACCACAACAACCAGAGCCAGCAGTCAGCCCACTCAGCCAGGCTGGACAGCATGGACAGCAGtagtgttacagtggacagtggaTTTAACTCTCCACG CACACGAGAGAGTCTGGCCTCAAACACCTCCAGCATCGTGGAGAGCAACAGGCGTCAGAACATGGCTCTGAGTCCCGGACACCTGGGAATCGCCACGGGCAACGGTCCACCTTTCACCTTCCGGACCATTCCAGAGCCGCCGCCTACCACCCAACCCGAGAAACTCCAGAAACCCTCAAACTGTTTGGCCTCCATCACCAGTGTGTGA